The proteins below come from a single Branchiostoma floridae strain S238N-H82 chromosome 5, Bfl_VNyyK, whole genome shotgun sequence genomic window:
- the LOC118416274 gene encoding uncharacterized protein LOC118416274, with protein MAEDITSKTVAESSSTGLVRDETRTTVPLTRRRKAARQGDSAGYKGDDEDDDYRMSVRRDAEESNRPPRRVKSKEQAAFMSKDDLVFIHTLPKRMRRQKKPIQTPETASRGRADISATFGACGSSDNCTSTPDSVGDVQNTGATHRPSDALPLNPMSSRKSRDQNPTYNQGTLNPNTCNSNPMYPQSTPNVHPEPAFGQDKPCNSMSSENTRDANEDTQDLTSQNQKQTYPQHVMQQLNAHTEPSLDEDNPSIQGVATGNREDDEAASSPVAGDGDPTCQPYAVRYREEDDPIDITPYAVAYMRQDEGEQTDTNTNTHPSSCNDSDVSVIAMQAPAPSWLNPNPMYQQNALNPNPMYGQNTGNPNPPVPNAGQEADCVCTSSWVCTALTIAIVLVLLIVGGAFVGMYLSTSEQDSQKPTKSVDTDRTPGHHAVNSPSTAGQPDMDSPSTPGHHAVDSPSTPGHPDMDSPSTPGHPDMDSPSTPGHPDMDSPSTPGHPAVDSPSTPGQPAVDSPSTPGHPDCCISDERTTMADFLSKPTVHSADGQTTTIASTSPQGVVPPSTSVSSQDDYVNLKPIVFGGGGTSRGKLGSSSGVAVSADNEIFVAEWSNQRVQVFNMNGDSLRLFKTVVPGEDGRAMYPTGLDIDKDGRIWVVGKKFFAGRAVQVVQYSKDGLPVSTFDVPREVWCPRISVNARDNSKIVLTPNEILMFKPNGSFAGSFGKQEGAQLQYATTDKDGNILVTDISRSRVHVYDHNGQYSFSFDTVRVSKGIPRGICTDPLGHIFVADSANVRVDMFTSRGEFVRTVVNVTNPRAVAVGPGGQLVVTDAVSVATIFPRQMVFPDE; from the exons ATGGCCGAGGATATCACCTCAAAGACAGTCGCAGAAAGCAGCTCAACCGGATTGGTGAGAGACGAAACGAGGACAACAGTTCCTTTGACCAGACGCAGAAAAGCTGCAAGACAAGGTGACAGTGCTGGCTATAAGGGAGACGACGAGGACGATGATTATCGCATGTCTGTGAGAAGAGATGCTGAAGAGAGCAATAGACCACCTAGACGTGTCAAGTCAAAAGAGCAAGCTGCGTTCATGTCCAAGGATGACTTGGTGTTCATTCATACGCTGCCAAAACGGATGCGAAGACAGAAGAAACCCATCCAGACACCAGAGACAGCTTCAAGAGGACGCGCTGATATCTCTGCCACCTTTGGGGCATGTGGGTCATCCGACAATTGTACTAGCACTCCAGATTCAGTGGGTGATGTTCAGAACACGGGTGCCACTCACCGTCCATCGGATGCCCTTCCTCTAAATCCCATGAGCTCTAGAAAATCCAGGGATCAAAACCCAACGTATAACCAAGGCACCCTTAATCCCAACACTTGTAACTCCAATCCGATGTATCCACAAAGCACACCTAATGTTCACCCGGAACCGGCCTTCGGTCAGGACAAACCCTGCAATTCCATGAGCTCTGAAAACACCCGCGATGCCAACGAAGACACCCAAGACCTAACCTCGCAAAACCAGAAGCAGACGTATCCACAACACGTAATGCAGCAGCTGAATGCCCACACTGAACCCTCCTTAGATGAAGACAATCCCAGTATTCAGGGGGTAGCAACAGGAAATCGTGAAGATGATGAAGCCGCCTCTAGCCCAGTTGCAGGTGATGGCGACCCCACATGCCAACCGTATGCCGTTAGATACCGGGAAGAGGACGATCCTATCGATATTACACCTTACGCTGTTGCCTATATGCGCCAAGATGAAGGCGAACAGACGGACACAAACACGAACACGCATCCAAGCAGCTGCAACGATTCAGACGTTTCGGTTATTGCCATGCAGGCACCCGCGCCAAGCTGGCTGAACCCGAATCCAATGTACCAACAGAACGCATTGAACCCGAATCCGATGTACGGACAAAACACTGGCAATCCGAATCCACCTGTACCAAACGCTGGTCAAGAGGCAGATTGTG tGTGTACATCTAGCTGGGTTTGCACTGCCCTGACCATTGCCATCGTTCTGGTGTTACTGATCGTCGGTGGGGCCTTTGTCGGGATGTACCTCAGCACCAGCGAACAGGATAGTCAAAAG CCGACAAAATCTGTGGACACTGACCGCACCCCTGGTCACCATGCTGTGAACTCTCCCTCCACCGCTGGTCAGCCTGATATGGACTCTCCCTCCACCCCTGGTCACCATGCTGTGGACTCTCCCTCCACCCCTGGTCACCCTGATATGGACTCTCCCTCCACCCCTGGTCACCCTGATATGGACTCTCCCTCCACCCCTGGTCACCCTGATATGGACTCTCCCTCCACCCCTGGTCACCCTGCTGTGGACTCTCCCTCCACCCctggtcagcctgctgtggactcTCCCTCCACCCCTGGTCACCCTGACTGCTGCATCTCTGATGAGAGGACCACAATGGCCGATTTCTTGTCCAAACCCACG gTGCATTCTGCAGATGGGCAGACAACAACCATTGCCTCCACCAGCCCACAGGGTGTCGTACCGCCATCAACCTCCGTCAGCTCGCAAG ATGACTACGTCAACTTGAAGCCAATCGTGTTCGGTGGGGGAGGAACGTCACGTGGAAAACTTGGCAGTTCGAGCGGGGTGGCCGTGTCTGCTGATAATGAGATATTTGTCGCTGAATGGAGCAACCAACGCGTCCAAGTCTTCAACATGAACGGCGATTCCCTCCGACTTTTTAAAACAGTTGTGCCGGGGGAAGATGGCAGAGCTATGTACCCTACCGGTTTGGACATTGACAAAGACGGCCGTATCTGGGTGGTGGGGAAAAAATTCTTTGCCGGCCGTGCTGTGCAGgtggtacagtacagtaaagaCGGCCTGCCGGTGTCCACGTTTGACGTGCCACGAGAAGTTTGGTGTCCCAGAATTTCTGTGAACGCGCGCGATAACAGTAAAATCGTGCTAACACCTAATGAGATCTTGATGTTCAAACCAAACGGCTCCTTTGCTGGAAGTTTCGGCAAGCAAGAAGGCGCCCAACTGCAGTACGCCACAACAGACAAGGACGGGAATATTCTTGTTACGGACATTTCTCGTTCCCGCGTCCATGTGTACGATCACAACGGACAGTACTCATTCTCGTTCGACACTGTGAGAGTCAGTAAAGGCATTCCTCGAGGTATCTGTACCGACCCTCTTGGTCACATCTTCGTCGCTGACTCGGCAAACGTGCGAGTGGACATGTTCACAAGCCGCGGGGAGTTTGTCCGCACCGTTGTGAACGTTACAAACCCGCGGGCTGTTGCTGTGGGGCCGGGTGGACAGTTGGTGGTGACTGACGCAGTTTCTGTCGCGACAATCTTTCCACGACAGATGGTATTTCCGGATGAGTAG